Below is a genomic region from Astatotilapia calliptera chromosome 2, fAstCal1.2, whole genome shotgun sequence.
cacacacacacagaggagctgAAAGAAATACAACTGAGtgtcccaaaaaaaaaagagaattcaTCAGTGAGATATCCTCTGCGGGCTGGAAAATGTCGCAGTGGGTAAACAGTGGTTTCAAGATCTATAGACAATCTAGATAATGGAAGATAAAACAGATCAGGTTCTGTATGCATATGAAACATATCAGTGCgcatgcgcgcgcacacacacacactgcacttcAAAGAGCAATTCACTGATTTACATTAATTTCCCGATGACTAAGGCTGCCCTATAATCAAAGTCTTGCCCCCTTAAATTTAAGACTGGCGTTATGGGGGACTATTCTTTTGTCTCTACAGTGCGACCTTGTAGACAGATTTATGTCTCCGCAACACGAGTAATACAAGCAaacgcacacatacacgcacacatatacTAAATATATTAAAGTCGATTTTCGATCACCTTCGAAAAGTGGCTTTGATAGTCGTAAAGAGAGATGTGCCAAATTATTCTCCCCAGCCTCTTACCAAACCGCTCCCGTctatcacacacaaacatcagagATAAACAAAGACATACAAACGTGtatatgtgcatgtatgtgtgtggacGGCAAAACAGATCCAGCTGTGATCGGCTCCGCGACTGCAGCACATCTACTACAGACCGATTCCGGGGAGACTGAGATGTGAAATCTCTCCTCTATAAATAGGGACGATCGGAGCCGGGTGCGGGGGCGCGCCTCGCAGTCCTTGTGTCGGTCAACGGTGAGGTCTATTTTTAGAAACAGGCGCTGCTTACCTCACGTGCAACCGGAGACCGGGTTTGCAGGTTGCGCAACATTGGCCCGCGTTTGCGCGTGCGTTGAAATTATTCATGAGTGCCATTCATTAAAAAGACTTCACTTTTCATTGAAGAGTTCGACGATCGTCACAGCAACTTTTAAACAGAtcaaagaggagagagggatgagcccaccagcacacacacacacacacacacacacacacacacacacacacacacacacacacacacacacacacacacacacacacacacacacagagttaaaTGGTTATAATAACGTATAAAAACAGTCCTGAACACATGTGTGAATCAATGGTTGTGGGGGTTCTTGCAGCAGTCTGTGAGCAATATCGTCAGTCTTATTACAAAACAATCAATCTACATAATAATCTAAGGATCAGGGAGTACCCCACGCAGGCACATAGGATAACAGAAAGACTTCGCTTCCGTGGATGTCCTATATTGAAAAGATGGTGGAAAAAACGCCAAAGCTCGAAtcttaacaaacaaaatgaaatatttgtaGCAAAACATGCGATACATCCACATCTAACAGACTAATTAAATCGGTGCCGTCAACAGATTTTGCTCAGTTTTATGCGGCGACGGCCGCTTCATATGCTCGGAAAACATTTCTGTGCATTAAACAGGAGACGGAGACGGTGTGCGGCAGCCTTGTCTCGATCTCACATTTTTCCGATGCCGAAAGCAAATGTGGTCAAAAATGAAGTGCACCCATCAAGCACCTGCCGTTTGCCCACAGGTCCGGGGCAAACAGGTATCGGCGGGTATAGCCCATCTCAGGTGCCAGacatataaacacagagacCTCTTTTCGTATTCAACCCAGTCTTCCcatcccccctcctcctccctgcaccccctccttttcctccccctCCAATACACCGGAGTCCGGTGACTCCGTTTACGTTTTACGCTTGCTCCGCCCCATACTCGGTTTTGTCCAAATCGGGCTTTTTGCGTCGCCGGAGCTCCCGATTTCAGCCCTACGTCATCACCGAGTAGAGGGAAGAGCTGACGTCGAGGAAGAGTCACCGAGAGGAGAGGgcacgggagagggagggggagagttTCACCATTGCTAACACAGATATGAGACATATCTATCCACCCCATGGCCCCCTCCTTTCTTCTCCACCCCCCTCCCTCCGTTTTACGTCGGTGTTGGTGCGTTGGGAGCCCCCCTGCTCCGACGGAGTCCCAAGCTATATAAGTGACCGGCGAGCAGAGTCCCCCAACCAGATTTACGGGTTCCGGACTTCTGTGCAAGAGACGGCTACTATAGCCGCCGATTCACCTGCACTCCGAAAGGAGGGACAGACATCCAGCAGCACGGCCAGCACCCGAGCTGGACGCTGCGGCGGAGCTACAGCTGACAAGGACTGGACGGGAGAAGGTTTTAAACCTTGctctggaaaagaaaacagctgagATGAAAGTCCGATCACATACCTGAGAGCTTTTCCACTTTTGCCAACTGTCTCTTAAGAGATCTCGAAGACAGGGATCCGCCGAGGCACGACCTCAAACGGCAACACTCCGCTCGCAAACTCTCCAACTTATATCAGGAGGAATTTCGATATTTCACCGCCGCAAAGCAGCCACAATGTACCGCTCAACCAAGGGAGCATCCAAGGCTCGACGGGACCAGATCAACGCCGAGATCCGGAACCTGAAGGACTTGTTGCCCATATCTGATGCAGATAAAGCGCGTCTTTCGTACCTGCACATCATGTCACTGGCCTGCATGTACACCAGAAAATCCGTCTACTTCACTCAAGGTAagaatgatttttttcaaaaatacatttatctatatacataaaatagaCCTGTTGATGAATCTCATGTTCTGCTGCATAGACTGACTGCATCTCTCACAGTGGCGGAATCAACAAGTGTTTCGGTGGTATCGAGGAGCTTTTGTGTTTATATAAATGGGATTTGGAGGGTAAACTGTGAATCCGTGACTCATTGATTTAACGTAAATAATCGTAACTAAGGTTGATAACAGCGTTTAAACGGCACTTTGTCgctgtccgtggtgctgaaaTGCCTCAGCATCCTGAGTGCTCCCGCGGCGCTCTCCGTGGTGCTGAAACACGCTGCGGCATCTGCGTTTACTATGCGGAGATCAGTCACAttgtgttctttctttcttattagCTACATTAACAAATATCAtcccctgtttttttcttccctccctTCCCATCTTCCCCTTTTCTCCAGAAGCAGGAGCTGGTGTCAGTCTCGAGGAGGGCGCGGGGTTTCTGTCTTTTCACGAACTGTCGGAGTTGATGCAGGCGCTGCCGGGCTTTTTGATGCTGCTGACCGGAGAAGGGAAGTTTCTGTACCTGTCAGAGAGCGTCTCCGAGCACCTCGGACACTCCATGGTGAGTCTACACACGGTCAGTGCCTTAGCAGTTCAGCAATCCCGAGTTTGGGATTCGTAACTAAcgtggctgtgtgtgtttctttctcaGGTGGATCTTGTGGCACAGGGAGACAGTGTGTATGATATCATCGACGCCTCAGACCACTTTATCATGAGGACAAATCTGTCAGCGACTACATCACTCGAGACCGGTAAGATAAATGTTtaatcttttttccccctctaccTAACACAGACTGACAACCAAACGTGATGCTTAATAAAGCTCTCATTTCCCCTTCAGACCGTCTCTTTCGCTGTCGCTTCAACACCTCCAAGTCCGTGCGGAGGCAGAGTGCCGGAAACAAACTGGTTCTGATCCGAGCTCGCTGCCTTTCTCCCCCCTCTACTTCTCCTGCCGCCGGGTCTTACTGGACCTCCAACCCCGTCTGGGTGTGTTTCTGCTCTCCTCTGGAGTCACACCCGACCCGTTCCAGCCCCGGGGCAGAAAGGGAATCGACCTCCACTCCTCCCCTGGCCGATTCCAATTTATTCCTGGCCTGTTTCCACTCACAGCATGGCCGGGACATGAGGCTGCAGACAGCTCAGGACAGGTGAGTTCCCACAAAATAGCATTCCGTCTCCCACCTGTTGCTTTAATGTGAACCGGAATATGTTTATGAGATAAAGTGGTGAAACATTATCCCGCTAACACATCGCCACCCACTCTCTCCGCCTGCAGTGTGAGCGCCTATCTTGGCTTTGATGTGACAGCTTTAAGCTCCCGCTCCTGGTACAGCCTCCTCCACCCACAGGATCTGTCACATGCCTCTGCTCAGCACCGTAGCCTATGTAAGTGTACTCTTCACACATACTTACCAGTTACAACCAAACATGcccacacacttacacactttTGGCGCGCTGTggcacatccacacactgaaAAACACTATGATGATTAATAGGATTACAAACTAACGCCAACTTGTGCTGCCACTCTTTTTCAACAGTgagggaaggaggagagggCAGAGCTGAAATGGTGGTGCGCGTGCAGGCTCAGGACCAGTCGTGGGTTTGGCTCTACATGGTTCTTCAACTGCAGCCTGGTGAAATCCCCATCAGCAGCAACAACTACATCATCAGGTATTTACTAAACCAAACACCACTCATCAActttgagataaaaaaaaaagttggtaaaTGTGATCAAATCCCGCCAACCTAACTCCTCGGGTctcctctgttttccttttatctCTCAGTGACTCTGAAGCTTGGTCAGTGCGCCAACAGCTCAGCTCAGAGCAGACACAGCTGACCCTGGTCCTGAGTACTGGGACGTCTCAGCAGGAGAGCCTAAGTCTCCAGTCACCAGAAACACTTTCCAGCCCAGACCAGGTGTTCACTCCTGGCAGCAGCGGCCTGTCCGGCCAGTCCTTTGACTTCAGCACTGCTGGCTGCAGTGTGGGCTCCTCTGATGAACCAGGGAGCTCTGCTGCCGAGGCCATGCAGCTGGAGGGTGACCCTCGCTCCAGTATCTCCTCGCTGGAGGAGGAAAGCTTCTTTCAGCAGCATCCCACCGAAACCCCATCAGCTGCTTCCTCCCCCACTCCAGTCACTGTTGAAACAGTAGCAGACTTAGACTTTTTAACCCAGAACATTCTCCTGCCACCTTCCTTCCAGCTCGACCCTCCACTGCCAGTTCTCCCCCTGCCTCTCCCCCCTGTGCCCACCTCACAAGCTCAGCAGACTAAAGAGTTTGTGTGCACACCCCCCTACACCCCCCAGGTGGGTGGGGCTAGCTTTCCTTTTGGCGAACCCCTCTTCAGTTTCGACCCCACAGGCACCACTACTCCTCCGCCCTCCGCTACGACTGCCACTGCCACCACCTCCTTGGCCCCCTCGGCATCCTCCACAGCCCCGCCAACTACTGCCTCCAGCCCTGCTCCTCCCACCACCCTCTCTACCAAACTTCCTCTTGCACTACCTACCCCATCTACTGAACTCCTCTTCCCCATCGAGCCCTGCAGTGTCTCCCTGTATGAGAAATTGCCCCCAACACCTGACAGCCCCGGAGATGGGGACTGCACAGTGATGACCCTTCCTGAGGTACGGGGTCCATTGTATGTAGATGTACCACTGGGGCCCCTCCAGTGCCCCCCCGAAGGCCTCCTGACTCCCGAGGCATCACCTGGTAAACAGCCTtgcctctcctttttctcccttgaGAGGGAGAAGGAAAGGGCGGAAATATCCCTTCTAGCTCAA
It encodes:
- the npas4a gene encoding neuronal PAS domain-containing protein 4A isoform X1, coding for MYRSTKGASKARRDQINAEIRNLKDLLPISDADKARLSYLHIMSLACMYTRKSVYFTQEAGAGVSLEEGAGFLSFHELSELMQALPGFLMLLTGEGKFLYLSESVSEHLGHSMVDLVAQGDSVYDIIDASDHFIMRTNLSATTSLETDRLFRCRFNTSKSVRRQSAGNKLVLIRARCLSPPSTSPAAGSYWTSNPVWVCFCSPLESHPTRSSPGAERESTSTPPLADSNLFLACFHSQHGRDMRLQTAQDSVSAYLGFDVTALSSRSWYSLLHPQDLSHASAQHRSLLREGGEGRAEMVVRVQAQDQSWVWLYMVLQLQPGEIPISSNNYIISDSEAWSVRQQLSSEQTQLTLVLSTGTSQQESLSLQSPETLSSPDQVFTPGSSGLSGQSFDFSTAGCSVGSSDEPGSSAAEAMQLEGDPRSSISSLEEESFFQQHPTETPSAASSPTPVTVETVADLDFLTQNILLPPSFQLDPPLPVLPLPLPPVPTSQAQQTKEFVCTPPYTPQVGGASFPFGEPLFSFDPTGTTTPPPSATTATATTSLAPSASSTAPPTTASSPAPPTTLSTKLPLALPTPSTELLFPIEPCSVSLYEKLPPTPDSPGDGDCTVMTLPEVRGPLYVDVPLGPLQCPPEGLLTPEASPGKQPCLSFFSLEREKERAEISLLAQHISSLAEGFYLDPLLSKLSPPSVSPSSSPPSPFLSPAIETADSVHMLKEFYPIKAWRGLDIPIFLDDDDSLFEESILEALLQDEFAPSQSPGLSSPLTSPMPNPSSPTSPQTPVCWRQPSQFEGVGHVCSVQSAQCNSMAGCGATVAAEAGVKAEGEGLAEEAMEIEVVSSPVSSCSSIPASPPLILTASPSPTTSTPIASPTPAVSCTQSLLEELAVLEPMFGAGASIAPGLGQQPELYQLQCHPSPQCFHKDGSGSVPPF
- the npas4a gene encoding neuronal PAS domain-containing protein 4A isoform X3; its protein translation is MYRSTKGASKARRDQINAEIRNLKDLLPISDADKARLSYLHIMSLACMYTRKSVYFTQGAGVSLEEGAGFLSFHELSELMQALPGFLMLLTGEGKFLYLSESVSEHLGHSMVDLVAQGDSVYDIIDASDHFIMRTNLSATTSLETDRLFRCRFNTSKSVRRQSAGNKLVLIRARCLSPPSTSPAAGSYWTSNPVWVCFCSPLESHPTRSSPGAERESTSTPPLADSNLFLACFHSQHGRDMRLQTAQDSVSAYLGFDVTALSSRSWYSLLHPQDLSHASAQHRSLLREGGEGRAEMVVRVQAQDQSWVWLYMVLQLQPGEIPISSNNYIISDSEAWSVRQQLSSEQTQLTLVLSTGTSQQESLSLQSPETLSSPDQVFTPGSSGLSGQSFDFSTAGCSVGSSDEPGSSAAEAMQLEGDPRSSISSLEEESFFQQHPTETPSAASSPTPVTVETVADLDFLTQNILLPPSFQLDPPLPVLPLPLPPVPTSQAQQTKEFVCTPPYTPQVGGASFPFGEPLFSFDPTGTTTPPPSATTATATTSLAPSASSTAPPTTASSPAPPTTLSTKLPLALPTPSTELLFPIEPCSVSLYEKLPPTPDSPGDGDCTVMTLPEVRGPLYVDVPLGPLQCPPEGLLTPEASPGKQPCLSFFSLEREKERAEISLLAQHISSLAEGFYLDPLLSKLSPPSVSPSSSPPSPFLSPAIETADSVHMLKEFYPIKAWRGLDIPIFLDDDDSLFEESILEALLQDEFAPSQSPGLSSPLTSPMPNPSSPTSPQTPVCWRQPSQFEGVGHVCSVQSAQCNSMAGCGATVAAEAGVKAEGEGLAEEAMEIEVVSSPVSSCSSIPASPPLILTASPSPTTSTPIASPTPAVSCTQSLLEELAVLEPMFGAGASIAPGLGQQPELYQLQCHPSPQCFHKDGSGSVPPF
- the npas4a gene encoding neuronal PAS domain-containing protein 4A isoform X2, with product MYRSTKGASKARRDQINAEIRNLKDLLPISDADKARLSYLHIMSLACMYTRKSVYFTQAGAGVSLEEGAGFLSFHELSELMQALPGFLMLLTGEGKFLYLSESVSEHLGHSMVDLVAQGDSVYDIIDASDHFIMRTNLSATTSLETDRLFRCRFNTSKSVRRQSAGNKLVLIRARCLSPPSTSPAAGSYWTSNPVWVCFCSPLESHPTRSSPGAERESTSTPPLADSNLFLACFHSQHGRDMRLQTAQDSVSAYLGFDVTALSSRSWYSLLHPQDLSHASAQHRSLLREGGEGRAEMVVRVQAQDQSWVWLYMVLQLQPGEIPISSNNYIISDSEAWSVRQQLSSEQTQLTLVLSTGTSQQESLSLQSPETLSSPDQVFTPGSSGLSGQSFDFSTAGCSVGSSDEPGSSAAEAMQLEGDPRSSISSLEEESFFQQHPTETPSAASSPTPVTVETVADLDFLTQNILLPPSFQLDPPLPVLPLPLPPVPTSQAQQTKEFVCTPPYTPQVGGASFPFGEPLFSFDPTGTTTPPPSATTATATTSLAPSASSTAPPTTASSPAPPTTLSTKLPLALPTPSTELLFPIEPCSVSLYEKLPPTPDSPGDGDCTVMTLPEVRGPLYVDVPLGPLQCPPEGLLTPEASPGKQPCLSFFSLEREKERAEISLLAQHISSLAEGFYLDPLLSKLSPPSVSPSSSPPSPFLSPAIETADSVHMLKEFYPIKAWRGLDIPIFLDDDDSLFEESILEALLQDEFAPSQSPGLSSPLTSPMPNPSSPTSPQTPVCWRQPSQFEGVGHVCSVQSAQCNSMAGCGATVAAEAGVKAEGEGLAEEAMEIEVVSSPVSSCSSIPASPPLILTASPSPTTSTPIASPTPAVSCTQSLLEELAVLEPMFGAGASIAPGLGQQPELYQLQCHPSPQCFHKDGSGSVPPF